One Streptomyces umbrinus genomic window, TCGAACCGGCGATCACGATCGTCGGTCGCCCAACAGTGCAGCTTGGTCTGCATCTCCAGTACCCGGCGCTCGGCCTTGAGCAGCGCGAACTCCAGCGCGTCGGTATTCACCAGCGGCCTCCCGGCATTGCAGCATCCTCCCTGCCGACTTGCTGGCCCCCTTCGCCATGCACGGAGCTTTCCTCCGCTCGGACTACTACGGGGCCTCCGCCCCACCTGCGGCCCTCAGCCGGCAACGGGCCTGCCCTCCGCCGCCGGACCGGCAGTCCGGAGGAACAGGGCGACCGCAGGCGGTTCCCACGTTCACCATGTGCCGATCGGCCAGGTCGGCGTCCCGCTACTACCCCGGCAGCATCACCACGCCTACGCCGCAGACCTTCAGCGTGGCCTCCCCACCGGCAGTTGGAGACCGGCTTCGGAGTTGACCACCCCTGTCGAAGCGAGCGATCACGCACTGCACCCCGGGCCCATATCCGCCAGATTTGAGCCCGGTGCAAGACTTACGGGGCTTTACACGGGTTCCTCTTCGTACGCCTTCTGGCCTTGCTTGCCGAACCCGACACGTCTGGCAGTACCGCGCCGTCCCGGCGTTGTCAGGGCTGCTTTCCATCTTCACCGGCGTTCCCCGGCTCGGACTGCCCTCAGCTTCTACCCGGCCGCTGCGACGGCCCGGCGGTAGAGGTCTTGCACCTCCACTCGGTCACATGGCGCCTCGTGGCGCACCCAGCAGTTCCAGCGGGGCATGACGAGGGTGAAGCCGGTGCGGACGAGATGACGTGACATGAAGCGCACGAGGGGCCTCAGGGCCTCCTCCGCGCCGTCCGCCTCGGCGATCCGCTCACGCCACCGCGGGAGGAACAACGCGAGGTCGCCGTTCGTCTCCCGGGCGAGGAGCGCGTCGGGCCGGTAGCGCGGCAGATACTCGGCGAGGTCCTCGCCCAGCAGCGGCGTACAGAGGCAGGCCACGAACCAGCCGAGGTCGTGCCTCTCCAGGTCGCTCAGCACCTGCTCCCGGCCGACCAGCAGCGTCCCCGCCCCGTCGATCTGCGGGAACTCCTTGTCGAGCGCCTCGTCGAGCGAGCGGGCGTCCGTACGGTCCGCCTCCGTGGGCTCCTCGCGCAGGGCGAGCAGCAGGTCGAGGTCGGAACGGCCCACGCGCGCGGTGCCGCGCGGGATCGACCCGTACAGGTACGCGCTGTGCAGCCGTGCCCCGAAGACGTCCAGCACCCGGTCGCGGGCCGTGGCCACGACGGGCCGGAACGCGCTCGGGATCAGGCCCGGAGATCCCTCGCGTTCGATGTATCCCCGGGCGTCGAGCCCCTTGTTCGGCATGGGAACACTCTGCACGGGCCGGGCCGCGGGTTCATGTCATTTCCAACGGAACACGCGCAGACGGTGGACGGGGCGCTCCGCCGTGCAGACCACGGCGAGGCAGTCCCCGGCCGCGGCGAGGCGGGCCCGGTGGCTGTGGCCGGGCAGGGCACGTTCGGCCACGA contains:
- a CDS encoding nucleotidyltransferase domain-containing protein, with the protein product MPNKGLDARGYIEREGSPGLIPSAFRPVVATARDRVLDVFGARLHSAYLYGSIPRGTARVGRSDLDLLLALREEPTEADRTDARSLDEALDKEFPQIDGAGTLLVGREQVLSDLERHDLGWFVACLCTPLLGEDLAEYLPRYRPDALLARETNGDLALFLPRWRERIAEADGAEEALRPLVRFMSRHLVRTGFTLVMPRWNCWVRHEAPCDRVEVQDLYRRAVAAAG